A stretch of the Drosophila subpulchrella strain 33 F10 #4 breed RU33 unplaced genomic scaffold, RU_Dsub_v1.1 Primary Assembly Seq91, whole genome shotgun sequence genome encodes the following:
- the LOC119562745 gene encoding uncharacterized PE-PGRS family protein PE_PGRS10-like — MFLPKFDGQGRVTPRDEKGYRRSSLARGRCFIAVGSRRDTGDCGYHGAGPRAIWTCVEVTPRDKEDTDTPVASTGTLESTQDDSRRDTDSYSSMVPDHRRSMSCVRSAGGARALQRALERTHAENSAPELAVSSDSGVEVVGDPAVEERESAGSGERRRAIGYRAGRGTGTVGRGAEVFDGGGGSVAGPAAEGPRSGGGLMACPSAGGGGGGATSVGGTGGGLVGGSTHPQVRGRGAQSGREERGWGRALRAIPFAVAAGGATHSPLRGGVVHERSPRQRRTSLVGHAAVEAGPATHAAIRRARATGRATAIRRIDRAAAATTAREGSPPGTGGGEDGGADGGTGSARKPQHAGVRGRGRAVEAEDGGMDVARGARDGTDEGGAQDMGGGGPQSESSGSPDERPAGCVGSAYTEHGLANTGDDGNDGGGGIAGKGTWVWPEPPATQRPPLQRQTSTPGATRPRPQFMRQ, encoded by the exons atgttctTGCCTAAGTTCGATGGGCAAGGTCGGGTCACTCCGCGGGACGAGAAGGGGTATAGACGCtcgtcgctggcacggggacgctgtTTTATTGCAGTcggatcgcgtcgcgacacgggTGATTGTGGGTATCACGGTGCCGGACCACGGGCGATATGGACT TGTGTTGAGGTCACGCCGCGGGACAAGGAGGATACTGACACACCTGTCGCTAGCACGGGGACACTAGAGAGCACACAGGACGAttcgcgtcgcgacacagaTAGCTATAGTAGTatggtgccggaccacaggcgatcgaTGAGCTGTGTTAGG AGCGCAGGAGGAGCCCGAGCTCTGCAGCGGGCCCTGGAGCGAACCCACGCCGAGAACTCCGCACCAGAACTCGCGGTGAGCTCGGACAGCGGAGTGGAGGTGGTCGGCGATCCCGCTGTcgaagagagagagagtgccGGCTCCGGAGAGCGGCGGCGGGCGATCGGATACCGCGCGGGACGAGGGACGGGAACCGTCGGACGAGGAGCAGAAGTGTTCGACGGAGGAGGAGGCTCGGTGGCAGGTCCGGCTGCGGAAGGACCACGAAGCGGCGGCGGCCTGATGGCATGCCCGTCTGcaggaggcggaggaggaggagctaCGTCTGTGGGAGGAACCGGTGGAGGACTCGTGGGAGGCTCCACTCACCCCCAGGTACGCGGCCGAGGAGCCCAGTCCGGGAGGGAAGAGCGAGGATGGGGACGAGCCCTGCGCGCCATCCCCTTCGCGGTGGCTGCCGGAGGTGCCACCCACTCCCCGCTACGAGGAGGAGTGGTTCACGAACGAAGCCCGAGACAGCGACGGACGAGCCTTGTTGGCCACGCCGCCGTGGAGGCCGGCCCGGCCACCCACGCCGCGATACGCCGAGCCAGAGCGACCGGACGCGCAACCGCAATCCGGAGAATCGACCGCGCAGCCGCAGCCACAACCGCACGAGAAGGCAGTCCACCAGGCACAGGCGGAGGAGAAGACGGTGGTGCGGACGGAGGTACCGGCAGCGCACGTAAGCCACAGCACGCGGGCGTTCGTGGCCGAGGGCGTGCGGTGGAGGCAGAAGACGGTGGTATGGACGTGGCCAGAGGGGCCCGCGACGGCACCGACGAGGGAGGAGCCCAGGATATGGGAGGAGGGGGTCCCCAAAGTGAATCCTCGGGATCCCCGGACGAGAGGCCGGCAGGATGCGTGGGTTCCGCCTACACCGAGCACGGGCTCGCCAACACCGGCGACGACGGCAACGACGGGGGAGGCGGAATCGCTGGAAAAGGAACTTGGGTGTGGCCCGAGCCGCCGGCCACCCAAAGACCCCCGTTGCAGCGGCAGACTTCGACACCCGGAGCGACGCGCCCGCGACCGCAGTTCATGCGGCAG